In Lates calcarifer isolate ASB-BC8 linkage group LG23, TLL_Latcal_v3, whole genome shotgun sequence, a single genomic region encodes these proteins:
- the LOC108883017 gene encoding uncharacterized protein LOC108883017 isoform X2 — protein sequence MYASNYLPLTHPPPQLQAASLHQHPNYITPPAKHHCSTAWGSGRLLCVVKSSWFIGDRGYAAQERSYSERRTLIRAVVERTVRLPKARWMCCDTAGSKLLYTPEKVLLLYWPGYSCSTSLTSTNQHLRPCVSSGGRSRNRHAVKCGQEHTKPTGLLVQLLQPGQKHQRAPYKPNRCHHFVHNRRDVVHDQRCLRTMKFFETRTEASRIQTLTIISQR from the exons ATGTACGCATCAAACTACCTTCCTCTGACACATCCCCCTCCTCAACTGCAAGCAGCATCACTACATCAACATCCAAATTATATCACAccacctgctaaacatcactGCTCGACGGCCTGGGGGAGTGGACGTCTCCTGTGTGTTGTAAAATCATCTTGGTTTATTG GTGATCGAGGTTATGCTGCACAGGAGCGCTCATACAGCGAGCGTCGTACACTCATCCGTGCTGTGGTGGAGCGCACCGTTAGGCTTCCAAAGGCCAGGTGGATGTGTTGTGACACAGCTGGTAGCAAGTTGCTCTACACCCCAGAGAAG gtgctgctgctgtactgGCCAGGATACTCCTGCTCTACGAGTTTGACCTCGACCAATCAGCATTTGCGCCCTTGCGTGTCATCAGGGGGAAGGTCAAGAAATCGCCATGCTGTCAAGTGCGGTCAAGAGCACACCAAACCAACAG Gtttacttgttcagctgctgcagcctggacagaaacaccagcgcgcaccttacaaaccaaacag atGTCACCATTTTGTTCACAATCGCAGAGAtgttgtccacgatcagagatgtcttcgtacaatgaagttctttgaaaccaggactgaggcctccag GATTCAAACTTTAACCATTATATCACAGAGATAA